The proteins below are encoded in one region of Hordeum vulgare subsp. vulgare chromosome 3H, MorexV3_pseudomolecules_assembly, whole genome shotgun sequence:
- the LOC123442744 gene encoding uncharacterized protein LOC123442744, whose translation MYGNRLSREFTTGLKDFLVVANANKEKGFVICPCVDCKNQKGYSSSREVHLHLLRHGFMPSYNCWTKHGERGVIMEEDEEGDDFIDESYLAHFGDTFMEDAEGEGEGEGEGEGEEEARDETVDDLGQTIADARRRCETEKERENLDRMLEDHRKSLYPGCDDGLKKLGCTLDLLKWKAQAGVADSAFKNLLKMLKNMFPKNNELPASTYEAKKVVCPLGLEVLKIHACINDCILYRGEYENLNECPVCTALRYKIRGDDPGDDVEGEKPRKRVPAKVMWYAPIIPRLKRLFRNKEHAKLLRWHKEDRKSDGELRHTADGTQWRKIDREFKDFAADARNIRFGLSTDDMNPFGEQSSSHSTWPVTLCIYNLPPWLCMKRKFIMMPVLIQGPKQPGNDIDVYLRPLVDELLQLWGRPGVRVWDEHKEEEFDLRALFFVTINDWPALSNLSGLSNKGYNACTHCLHETESVHLPNCKKNVYLGHRRFLPKIHPVRKKGKHYNGKADHRPKPAERTGAEVFDMVKDLKVIFGKGPGGQSVPKGADGHAAMWRKKSIFWELEYWKVLEQRLKDPDDRHPEWFQGRASYALTKEEKVIFFECLSSMKVPSGFSSNIKGIINMAEKKFQNLKSHDCHVIMTQLLPIALRGLLPENPEGSIAKGYGNEEVIEFCVDFVPDLKPIGLPRSRHEGRLSGKGTIGRKSTICMDGHSLTEAHHTVLTNSSLVAPYFEKHKNILRSDNPGKPESWIRKAHMETFGSWLRKHLMNDNDVVDQLYMLAKTPSSTITTFQGYEINGNTFYTIAQDKKSTNQNSGVRFDAATENGQKVTYYGYIEEIWELDYGPSFKVPLFRCKWFKLTGGGVKVDQQYGMTMVDFNNLGYLDEPFVLAKDVAQVFYVKDMSSKPRKRKDKKTISTSCDDPKRHIVLSGKRNIMGVEDKTDMSEDYNMFAEIPPFKVNTDPSIKLNDEDAPW comes from the exons atgtacggtaaccgactctctcgcgagttcactacgggtttgaaagatttcctcgtagtggctaatgcgaacaaggagaagggttttgttatctgtccatgtgttgactgtaagaatcagaagggttactcttcctcaagagaagttcacctgcacctgcttcggcacggtttcatgccaagctataattgttggaccaagcatggagaaagaggggttataatggaagaagatgaagaaggggatgatttcatcgatgaaagctatcttgctcatttcggtgatactttcatggaggatgctgaaggtgaaggggaaggtgaaggggaaggtgaaggtgaagaagaggcacgtgatgagaccgttgatgatcttggtcagaccattgctgatgcacggagacgctgcgaaactgaaaaggagagggagaatttggatcgcatgttagaggatcacagaaagtcgttgtaccccggatgcgatgacggtctgaaaaagctgggctgcacactggatttgctgaaatggaaggcacaggcaggtgtagctgactcggcatttaaaaacttgctgaaaatgttgaagaatatgtttccaaagaataacgagttgcccgccagtacgtacgaagcaaagaaggttgtctgccctctaggtttagaggttctgaagatacatgcatgcatcaacgactgcatcctctaccgcggtgaatacgagaatttgaatgaatgcccggtatgcactgcattgcgttataagatcagaggcgatgaccctggtgacgatgttgagggcgagaaacccaggaagagggttcccgccaaggtgatgtggtatgctcctataataccacggttgaaacgtctgttcaggaacaaagagcatgccaagttgttgcgatggcacaaagaggaccgtaagtcggacggggagttgagacacaccgcagatggaacgcaatggagaaagatcgacagagagttcaaagattttgcagctgacgcaaggaacataagatttggtctaagtacagatgacatgaatccttttggcgagcagagctccagccatagcacctggcccgtgactctatgcatctacaaccttcctccttggttgtgcatgaagcggaagttcattatgatgccagtgctcatccaaggtccgaagcaacccggcaacgacatcgatgtgtacctaaggccattagttgatgaacttttacagctgtggggcagacctggtgtccgtgtgtgggatgagcacaaagaagaggaatttgacctacgagcgttgtttttcgtaaccatcaacgattggcctgctcttagtaacctttcgggactgtcaaataagggatacaatgcatgcacgcactgcttacatgagactgaaagtgtacatttgccaaattgtaagaagaacgtgtaccttgggcatcgtcgatttcttccgaaaattcatccagtaagaaagaaaggcaagcattacaacggcaaggcagatcaccggccgaagcctgcggaacgcactggtgctgaggtatttgatatggtcaaggatttgaaagtcatctttggaaagggtcctggcggacaatcagttccgaagggagctgacgggcacgcagccatgtggaggaagaaatctatattctgggagctagaatattggaaagtcctagaa caacgtttgaaagaccctgatgaccggcatccggaatggtttcaaggtcgtgccagctacgctctgaccaaagaagagaaggtcatcttttttgaatgcctgagcagtatgaaggtcccgtctggattctcgtccaatataaagggaataataaacatggcggagaaaaagttccaaaacctgaagtctcacgactgccacgtgattatgacgcaattgcttccgattgctttgagggggctcctgccggaaaat ccagaaggaagcatcgccaagggctatggaaatgaggaggtaattgagttttgtgttgactttgttcctgaccttaagccgattggtcttcctcgatcgcggcacgaggggagactaagtggaaaaggcacgatcggaaggaaatcaacgatatgtatggacggccattctctgactgaagcacaccacactgtactgaccaattccagcttggtggctccgtactttgagaaacacaagaatattttacgctcggacaacccggggaagcctgaatcatggattaggaaggcccacatggagactttcggcagttggttgagaaaacatttaatgaatgacaatgatgttgtagatcagctgtacatgttggccaagacaccatcttcgactataacgactttccaagggtacgagataaatgggaatacattttacacgatcgcccaagataaaaagagcaccaaccaaaacagtggtgtccgctttgatgcagcaaccgagaatgggcaaaaggtcacatattatggttacatagaggagatatgggaacttgactatggaccctcctttaaggtccctttgttccggtgcaaatggttcaagctaacaggaggtggggtaaaggtggaccagcaatacggaatgacaatggtggatttcaacaatcttggttaccttgacgaaccattcgtcctagcgaaagatgtcgctcaggttttctatgtgaaggacatgagtagcaaaccgaggaaacggaaagataagaaaacgatcagtacatcatgcgatgatccaaagcgccacattgttctttcagggaaaagaaacatcatgggagtggaggacaagacagacatgtcagaagattataatatgtttgctgaaattccgcccttcaaagtgaacaccgacccaagcattaagttaaatgatgaggatgctccatgg